The proteins below come from a single Aegilops tauschii subsp. strangulata cultivar AL8/78 chromosome 6, Aet v6.0, whole genome shotgun sequence genomic window:
- the LOC109755763 gene encoding autophagy-related protein 18b — protein MASGSSRPQILCVSFNQDNSMFSVGTKEGFKIFDARTGRLCNDNKLGGLNVVELWFATNLIAMVGTGEQPSRSPRRLCLFNTITGASKKDLNFRSTILAVRFSRTRLIVVLQDKTFIYDLNSTRILEEIDTVHNPKGLCAFAPNSEWCYLAIPASTSKGSALVYKASEPELICQIDAHESPLAAMAFSSNGMYLATASEKGTMIRVYIVAQATKSHSFRRGAYPSTIYSLSFGPCIDRPDVLAATSSSGSLHMFFLDAARNGRNQTNKLLGSIIPGSKAISDALDPANHHVIHNIAPAETKSCLAVHSVEYSQNSSKFPDVRTVVYVVTHDGYFREYTIGTTKSNESSWVLEREFSLLDTGYTQKQNEHHHVD, from the exons atggcgAGCGGCTCGTCCCGGCCCCAGATTCTCTGCGTCTCCTTCAACCAGGACAACAG CATGTTCTCCGTCGGGACCAAGGAAGGGTTCAAGATTTTCGATGCCCGGACCGGGAGGCTCTGCAACGACAACA AACTTGGAGGACTGAATGTCGTGGAGCTGTGGTTTGCTACGAACCTCATTGCTATGGTCGGAACTGGGGAGCAG CCTTCACGATCTCCTCGTCGCCTTTGCCTCTTCAATACCATTACAGGCGCCTCAAAGAAGGATCTGAACTTCAGGAGTACAATTTTGGCTGTTCGGTTTAGTAGAACGAG GCTTATTGTTGTTTTGCAGGACAAGACCTTTATTTATGATCTAAACAGCACTCGTATCTTGGAGGAAATTGACACGGTACATAATCCTAAAG GCCTTTGTGCATTTGCTCCTAATTCAGAATGGTGTTATTTAGCCATCCCAGCGAGCACATCAAAAGGATCTGCTTTAGTGTATAAAGCATCAGAACCTGAATTAATATGCCAG ATAGACGCCCATGAGTCTCCATTAGCTGCAATGGCATTTTCTTCCAATGGCATGTACCTAGCAACAGCTTCTGAGAAGGGCACAATGATTAGGGTATATATCGTGGCACAAGCAACTAAG TCGCATAGTTTTCGGCGGGGAGCATATCCATCAACAATTTACTCGCTCTCATTTGGGCCATGCATCGACCGGCCTGATGTCCTTGCTGCCACAAGTTCATCAGGCTCTTTGCACATGTTTTTCCTTGACGCAGCCAGAAACGGAAG GAACCAAACAAATAAATTACTCGGTTCGATAATTCCTGGATCGAAAGCAATTTCCGACGCTTTGGATCCAGCTAATCATCATGTTATTCACAACATTGCCCCTGCAGAAACCAAGAG CTGTCTAGCAGTACATAGCGTAGAATATTCCCAAAATTCCTCCAAGTTTCCTGATGTGAG GACTGTAGTCTATGTTGTAACTCACGATGGATACTTCCGCGAGTACACGATAGGCACCACCAAGTCAAACGAATCTTCATGGGTTTTGGAGCGCGAATTCAGCCTGCTGGATACCGGTTATACTCAGAAACAGAATGAACACCACCATGTGGACTGA